GCACTGGCGGTCAGGGTCACGGTCAATGGCGCAGTACCGCCGGCGGGATCGACGGCAAAGCTAGCGGTCGGGGAGTGGTTGAGACGGCGGACGAAAAAGCCGCTGCCCTCGGCACCGACCTGAAGCCGGTTATAAATGGTAGGCAGCTCCCGCGGTACGTTGACCTTTATGGTGGTATCGCTCCAGGAGGAGGGTACAGGAAACTCCAGTTCGCCAACGGTTACCCTGCCCATGGAGGTACCGAAGTTGGCGCCGGTGATGGTCATTGTATCGCCGGCATAGGCCGAGGAGGGGGCTACGCGGAATACGGCCGGCTTATCGGCTGTGGTCAGGGCGGCGTAGGCATCGGCTGTGCCGCCGCTAATGGTGATGTGGTCGAGCGCGCCAAGCTTGCGCGCGCCATTGAGGATGCGTGCCTTGACCTGACGGTGGGTTAGGTCGGGAACATGGGACCATATGAGCGCCGCCAGGCCGGAAACGTGGGGTGTCGCCATGGAGGTGCCGGCAAGATAGCGGTAATTATCGTAGTTGCTGCTCCCTGTGCCGATGGTGCTGTAGATGGCATTGGGATCGACGCAGATCAAATTTTCCTTATAGGTGCACTCGCCACCGGGTGCGGCCAGATCGACGGTGAGGCGGCCATAATTGGAGTAGCTGGCGTGGTCGTCGCTGCGGTTTATCGCCGCGACGGCGATATTGTTGTCTGTGCGGACGCCCGCGGGGGAATAAGGGATGGCATCATTGTTGCTGCCCGAGTTGCCTGCGGCCGAAACAGTTAGGATTCCGGCAGCATCAGCACGCGCCAGGGCATCGGCCAATGCATTGCTATAGCCCGGGATGGTTAGGCTCAGGTTGATCACATTGGCGCCATTGGCAATTGCATAATCGATACCGCTGACGATGTCGCTGGTGAAGCCGCTGCCACTTGCGCCGTGCAGCACTTTCACAGCCATTACTTTTACGCCCCAGTTAACGCCGGCGATGCCCAGGTCATTATTACTTACCGCACCTGCGATACCCGCCACGTGGGTACCGTGCCAATCGGCAATGTCATCATCTTTGGGATCGCCTGTCGTTGTTCCGCTGTTGTAGTTCACGCCATGGATATCGTCGATGATGCCGTTGCCATCGTCATCCTCGCCGTTCCGGGTTTCCCCCGGGTTGATCCACATGTTGCCCTTCAGGTCCGGATGGTCATAGAAGATGCCGGTGTCTACCACGGCGATAAGCATGTCACTGCTTCCGGTGGTTTCGTCCCAGGCGCGTTCCGACCGCAGGTTTTGCAGGCCCCACTGGTGGGATGAGTAATAAATGTCGTTCGGGCTCAATTCCGCCTTGGAAGCGATGTAGTTGGGTTCGGCGTACTCCACTTCCGGTTGTTGACGGTAATGAGCCACGGCCTGCTCGACAGTCAGTTCCGGCGGTAAGCGCAGGCGTTGCCATCGATAGCGATGGTCGTATTCGACAGGGCTGGCGCGCATGGCTCGATCCGATTCTAAGACCTGATCGGAATTACGATACTTGACCAGGATCTCACCTGGTGCGTAATCGCTCGCCCACGTGCAGGTCGTGCCTAGCAGAAATAAGAGGCCTGAAAGCAAGCAGCGAAAGATCGGTTTATCCGTGTTCATGGTTTTGCAAATCTCGTTCTGAAATTGCCAATGGTAAGCCCCCCGACTGTACAGTGGATTTGCCTAACGTCTGCTGCCAATCGGCGTTCGTTTTCCCACACACCCTGACTTGGTGTTGCGTTTGGTGCACTGACGGTGCTAGCGAGTGGCGTTAACGCCCTTGAGGTCGAGCAACGCCAGCCAAAGCGGACCTTGCCGTAGGTGCGTTTGGAGAAGACGACATCCCGAGCGTCAACCGCAGGTGTGGTTAGAATAACCGACTGATAGGGGCAAACAAAGCTGCTGCTTTTGGGTAAGGGGATTACCGTCCACGCATGGCAAGACTTTTCGACCTAACGCAAACTGTCGGGTCGAGATGAGGTAGCAAAGCTCTAAATCTTAGACGTCAATGGTTCAATGAACCCGGACATTGAACCTCGAGTGGCCCTGGGAGGCGTCCATATCGGTCCAAGTTACCCGCGGATTCAGTGCTCGTCGACTATCGGTTTTCCACGCCCCAGGCTGGTCACCGTCATACACTGCTGAGTCAGGAATAGCCACCTTTACCGCACGCAGCGATGCGGGAAGCATGCATGTTTGACACGGCTCGGGAAGGTATACGTATCAAGGATATTGGTGGCATACCTCTACCTCCGTACGACCGCGGGGCCGATGAGGTGGAGCTGCGTTGCAGCAGCTCAGGTCGCCGGGAGCGTGAATCGAAAGGCGCTCCCTTTGCCGACTTCCCCTTCGGCGCCAACCCTGCCGCCATGGCGTCGGATTACGCGTGCCACGGTGGCCAGCCCGATACCGGTGCCGGCAAACTCCTCTTTGCTGTGGAGTCGGCGAAAGGGCGTGAACAGCCCGTGGGTATGCTCCATATCGAAGCCGGCGCCGTTGTCTCGCACAATGAAGGTCTCGTATCCCGGTTGCGCAGGGCCGCGACCAAATTCGATTTGGGGACCGCTCGTTCCGGCGGTGTATTTCCAGGCATTGCCCAACAGGTTGGTGAGCACTATTTTGATTAATTCCGGGTCGGCTCGGGCCACGAGGCCCGGCTCGATGCGCACCTCCACCTCCCTTTCGGGTTCCGAGCCTCTTAGCTCGTCGATCACCTCCGCGGCCATGGCACTCAAGTCGATGTTCTCCAGTCGCATCTCATGGCGCGATATCTTGGTCAATCGGAGCATCGCATCGATGAGCTCGTTCATCCTGAGCGCATTGCCGCTGATGCGTTTCAGATACTCCCGCCCCTCGTCGTCCAGGCTGCCGGCGTAGTCCTCCTCCAGGATTTCGGAGAAACCGTTAAGCGCCCGCAACGGGGCGCGCAGGTCATGGGATACCGAATAGGTAAACGCTTCCAGTTCGTCGTTCGCCTGCTCGAGTTCGCGGGAGCGGCTCTCCAGTGAATGGTGCGCCTGCTCGAGCTGCTGGTTGCGGTGCTCGATCTTGTGCTGGCGCCGCTGTAGCTCCTCCTCCATCTCTCGCAGGCGTACCAGCGCGATGTCCTTGCCGCCGAGGATGGCGTCAACCTCGTGTTTGCGCAACGCCTCGATCAGAGATTCGGCTTCCTCGAGCCGCGCCTCGAGCTCTTCACGGCTCGGCTCATGTTCATTTGTTGCCATCGGGCTGCCCCAATCTCCTAAGGATGGTGGTGGTGTCACTGAGATTGCCGTATATGACCATCTTCGTGGGCGGCCGTTCGGTTCGCACGATGAGGGTCGGGGTAATGACGATCCGCTGTTCGAGCGCGGCGTCGAGGTTGGCGAACACATCGATGATCTCGACACTGCAAGCCCCGCGCAATGTCCCGGAACAGATGGCTTCAAGGTTGTTGACGGCGGTGTGGGAGTTGGCCTCGTCGCCCGCCACGTAAAGAGAAAAGTGAAACCGCTCCGCCGCCATGGTCAATCAGTCGCCCCATCTTTCGAGTCCTGTGAAGGGTCGTCGGCCCGCTTCTCTCCTTCGCTCAGGCGCATCGCTTGTCGCTTGCGCTCGGCCTCCCGGGCGATCTGCTGGTCGCTCTCCAGTGCCTGCAACTCCATATCGGCCTTGTCGATTTGCAATTCGGTAGCGGTTTTCTCCGCATCGAAAATCGCCCGCCGGTGGCGGACCTCGCGCCTCTTGGCCTCGATTTCATGGTCTCGCTTGCGCTGATCGAACTGTTCGCGCAGCTCCTGCTCCTGGCGTGCGACACCGGTCAGCATCCCGCCCCTGCCGGTATAGACCGGCATGAAACGGATGCCCCGGTCGCTGATGACGAACTCGCGATACTGATTGGAGTGCGGCGAGCCGCGGGATTTTGCCACCAGCAGCGTGCGGTTGACCTCGCCGCCGATGTGAACGTAGTCGAGGTATACGATGGTGTCGATGAGGGAGGAAAAGCCGATACCCCCCATTTCGTGAGTTTCGTGGATACCCGCGACCTGGTTGGTCAACAGCGCGGTAATGCCCCGCTCCCGGCAGTAGGTCAATAGTCGCAGCAGATAGGAGAAGGCCGCGGACTCCGACCCCATGCGTTTACACGCGGAGATGGCATCGATGATCAGATGCCGCGGCTCGAAACTCTTTAGTAGCTTGATAGCTCGGTGCAGGTGCTCCTCCGTGCCTGCCGCCTCCGGAGCTTGCGCGAAGATCCGCAACAGGCCGGTATCGACCACGGGCTGCAGGTACAGGCCGGTGCTTCGCATCAGGGCGATGAAGTTGTTGGCCGACTCCTCGAAGTTGAGATAGAGCACCCCCTCGCCGCGCTCGCAGGCGGATTGGGCATAAGTGCTGGCGAAGGTCGACTTGCCCGTTCCGCTGGCCCCGGAGATCAACGCACAGGAACCCTGGCGCACACCGCCCCCGAGGATTTGATCGAGATCGGGCAGACCAGTGGCAACGGGACTGCCTACGGTTCGGTAGCCGAGCTCGGTGTTTACCAGCGGGTAGAGTGCGACGCCCTCATCGGAAATGGTGTAACGATGCGTACCGGCGCTGAATCCCGAACCGCGATACTTGATGACCTGCAATTCACGCCCGCCACGGGATTCGGGCGAGGCCTCCAGTTGGATGACGCAGTCGGTCAGGAACTCCAGATAGGGATACTGGAGGGTTTCGCCGATACGCTTGGCAGTGAGCACTGCGGTAAACCGCTGCTCGGTGAGCCACTCGTGCAACTGCAGCATCTCATTGCGCTCGCGCACCGGGTCATTGAAGAGGTAGAGCAGCATGTCAATGGCGTCGATGACCACGCGCCGCGCCCCCAGCCGCCGCGCCTGCCCCTCGATGAGCGCCAGAAAGCCGGTGAGGCTGAAATCGCCCGCTGCGATGGCCGAGGGCTCAGGCTTGGCATCCACCAGTGCGAGCCGGCCCTCCCGCTCCTCCCGCTCCAGGTCCCAGCCCAGGGCGGCGGTATTGCGGCGCAGTGACTCGGCGCTCTCCTCCAGGGAGAGGAACAGCCCCGCCTCGCCGGCAAGGGCGCCCGAGTGCAGCCACTGCAGCCCCACCATGGTCTTGCCCGAACCGGTACCGCCATGCACCAAAGTCGTGCGACCCTCGGGGATCCCCCCGCCGAGAATGGCATCGAGACCGTCGATACCCGTAGAGATCTTGGGTAGCTCGGTGCGTGCGAATCCCACAGTGATGACTCCTGGTAGATTAGATATTGGATATGGGTGGAAGGTCAGCTCTTCCAAGCCGCAAGAGTGCCAAGAATCACAGGAAGGATAGGGAATCGAAACTGGCAATGCAAAGCACGGCAGGGTAAACGCATACTCACATTTTGGCGCCGGCGAGTCCTTGATAGCAGGTACGCTGTGAATACGAACCTACAGGGATGCAGGAAGTGGAGATTATGCAATTATCTTTCGTCCGTGACGCTCGACGGCAGCATCCCTGGCGAGTGACCCCGTCTACCCAAGAGGAAAGACCAGATACAGTGTACTTGCGTCCGCCTGTGATGGGTCCCCATGTTCATTTTGTCCGTTCGCGCACGCGCTGGGATTATTATCCGACTCCAATTGTCCTTTACTCACTTTATGAAACAGATTGTGCTTCGCCTTTTCGGGCTCGAACTGCTGTTCGTGCTGCTGTGGAATTCGGGCTTCATCGCGGCCGAATACGGTTTGCCGTTCGCCTCGCCCTGGAGCTTGTTGTTCTGGCGTTATCTGATTCTGACCATCTTGCTGGGTGTCTGGCTCGGCCTGCAAGGTCGTCTGATCTGGCCGGGCGGCAGGACGGTGGGTCACACGGCCCTGGTGGGCGTTCTTGCCCATGGTGTCTGGCTCGGTTGCGTACTGATCGCCCTCTATCTGGGTCTGCCGGCGGGTATCGTCGCCTTGATCACGGCACTGCAGCCGCTTTTGACCGGCGCCCTGTCAGGCCCGATACTCGGCGAACGCACCGATGCCTGGCAATGGCTGGGATTGATTCTCGGATTTTGCGGCGTGTTGATCGCGGTGGTGGCACGGATATCACAGGACACCACGGTTGTGATTTGGGCGTATCTGATTCCCTTCGGGTCGGTGGTGGGGATTACCGCGGCGAGCCTGTTACAGCGGCACCGCCAGAAACACGGCCCGGCGACCCGTTTGCCCGATGATACCGCTCTGTTTTATCAAAGCGCGGCCACAGGACTGGCACTGCTGCTACCGGCCTGGTTGATCGAGGGCTTTGCCACCGACTGGGCCCTGCCTTTCATTGCCACCCTGAGCTGGCTGATCCTGGTCGTATCGCTGGGCGCCTACTGGAGCATGTGGCGACTGCTGGTACGCCACGATGCCACTCGTGTGGCCAGCCTGTTCTACCTCAGCCCACCGGTGACCATGCTGATGGCCTGGGCCGCCTTTGGCGACCGGCTGATTCTGACCGACGTGCTCGGTTTAGCCGTAGCCGGCCTGGGCGTGGTGCTGGTATACCGGCTGGGCTTTCGCCGACCCGTTATCCGAATGTTGCCTCCCAGGTAGTTCAGTCAACTTGTGCACCTCGGCCCTCATGCTCTGCGCGGCCAGACTGCGACACATCGCGGGGACCAAATGGGGAACACGGGGCTACCTGAATATGGAGCCGCTTTTCGAACGGGGCGGCTATTTGGCATCGTCACGAGTCAACTTCTGATATACACCAAGACCGACCACCACCAAAATAGCTGCAATTAACAAGAAAGTGGGGTAGATCAACATAGTGATATCTTTTGTCCCGGCGTCAAAAACAAACACCAGCGATTCCAAGCTTACGGCAATGGCAATTATGACGAGAAACTTTAATAAAGTCTCTCTCTGTTTTGCGGGCGACTTTGTACCACTGCTGCTGAAAACTTCTTCCTCCAATAAGAATTTGGAGACATCAAAAACAGCCGTCCCAATCACGATCAAGCCGATGGCATTAAGAAGGGCTGTAACAAGCAAGGTTTTTTCGTGTACCGAAAGCCATATATCCCATAAGGCAACGCCCATCATTGTGAACTGATGACACCCAAGCTTAAGCTGATAAGTCCATAAACAGCACGCCCTATCCAATCAGAAATATTTTTCGTCTTATTCATCTTTGCTCCGATTCGCCAATTGATTTGTTGGCATATATAATTTCTTCGCTTCTATTTGGTCCGTCGCAGCGGCGCGCGGTTCATGAGGTCCCGACGGTTCCGAGGGAAAAACGACGCAGGTTCGAGCATCCGTTCCAACCGAGATAGTAGTGTTGTAGATTAACTTATTAAGCACCAAACGTATGCTTATCGCCTCATGCTTCAAAACACCGTTCTCGTAGTATTTTCCAATAGCCAGCAGCCGGCGGTCGTGCTGCTTTAGTATGCCTGTCTGATCATCAAGGAATCGCGCCTTAATCGCGAGGCCAAGAAGCTTTTCGAGGAGCATTCATGCTGAGTCCGCCGTGTGTTGCAGATAAGGGACCGTGCTGAACTTGTTCAAGGAAGCGAACGCCAATTGAGCCAGGGAACACGTTTCGATGTCTTCTTGAACAATGCTTTCGTGGCCTGATAGAAGCTTCATATAAATCTAACTATGTAGGCGTTTCGGTACTGCCTAAACCATAAATAATCAACCGAGGATGCGGTTGATTTTTCTCCCCAAACCAATAAGTTGCACTGAACACTGCCAATTTTTTGCGTGGATAGGCGGTTGCTCGCGCATAAACCGTTATGCCGCGGTGAACCATATAACCGCCAAAAATCGATGGTAGCGAGAACGTAGTTGACACCAAAAGGTCAAGCCGAGTCCGGTGGTGTGCGTCAAATGACGCGTCTGCGGGGATAGAGACGGAGTTGATGTGTTGAACGGACGGGCCGAAAGGGTTCAGCGTTTTCTGTGGCGTGACGACGACAGTCTGGTCGGGATTGGCCGGCCGGTGCAGTGGGTGATCTGATGTCAGGCCCGGGAGAAGCTTCCATGGCGATGTCCATCGTTTGTTGCGACGCCGTCGGTTCCGGTGGCGTCGGTATAGTGGATGACACTATCGGCTAGGCGGGGGGATGGCAAGTTGGGAGAAAATAGTGAGTGATGCCCGTGGGGCACCCTATGCTGAATTTACATCTTGCACGGGGCGAAGCATCAAGCGCTATACAACCAAGCCCCCGTGTTCCCCGTGCACCCCGTGCACCCCGTGGTTAACCGCTTCTGTTGTCGCGCCTTAGAAGAAGGCGATCAAACCCCCAGCTTGTCGCGGAGGAATTCGATGACGCCTTCCACCGGCACGTCCACGCTCTTTTCGTCGCGGCGGCCTTTGTATTCGAGGTTGCCTTTGTCGAGGCCCCGGTCACCTATTACCAGCCGGTGCGGGATGCCGATGAGCTCCATGTTGGCGAACATGACGCCGGGGCGTTCGCCGCGGTCGTCGTACAGTACCTCGATGCCGAGTTCGCTCAGCTCCTGGTAGAGCTTCTCCGCGGTCTCTCGCACCCGCTCGGATTTATTGGCGTTTATCGGGAGGAGGGCAAGCTGGTACGGGGCGATGGGTTCCGGCCAGATAATGCCGGCATCGTCGTGGTTCTGCTCGATGGCGGCGGCGACCACGCGCGAGACACCGATACCGTAGCAGCCCATGGTCATGGTGACGGCCTTGCCGGCCTCATCCAGCACCGTGGCATTCATCGCCTGGGAGTATTTCTTGCCAAGCTGGAAGATGTGACCCACCTCGATGCCGCGCTTGATCTGCAGATGGCCTTTGCCGTCGGGGCTGGGGTCGCCATCTTCCACGTTGCGCAGGTCCGCCACCTCAGGCTCCTCCGCATCACGGCCCCAGTTGATGCCGAAGTGGTGCTTGCCATCCTGGTTGGCCCCGGCCGAGAAATCGGACATCTTCGCCACGGTACGGTCCGCAATGACCGGTATGGAAAGCCCCACCGGACCCAGTGAGCCGGGACCGGCGCCGATGGCCGCACGGATCTCCGCCTCTTCGGCCATGCGCAAGGGCGCCGCGACTTCCGCCAGCTTTTCCGCCTTGATGGCGTTCAGCTCATGGTCGCCACGCACCAACAGGGCCACCAGATCGGCGTCCACGTCTTCGGAGGCCTGCACCACCAGCGTCTTCACGGTCTTTTCGATGGGCTGGTCGAACTGTCCCACCAGTTCGGCGATGGTCCTGGCTTTGGGGGTGTCGACCAGTTCCATTTCCCGGGAGGGGGCCGGACGCTCGCCTTCCGGGGCCAGCGCCTCGGCCAACTCTACGTTGGCGGCGTAGTCGCTGGAATCGGAGAAGGCGATGGCATCTTCGCCGGATTCGGCCAGCACGTGGAACTCCTGGGAGCCGGTGCCGCCGATGGCGCCCGGATCGGCCAGAACCGGACGGTACTCCAGTTGCAGCCGATCGAAGATGCGGCAGTAGGTGTCGTGCATCACCCGGTAGGTCTCTTCGAGAGAGGCCTGATCCACATGGAACGAGTAGGCGTCCTTCA
This region of Thiohalomonas denitrificans genomic DNA includes:
- a CDS encoding S8 family serine peptidase; protein product: MNTDKPIFRCLLSGLLFLLGTTCTWASDYAPGEILVKYRNSDQVLESDRAMRASPVEYDHRYRWQRLRLPPELTVEQAVAHYRQQPEVEYAEPNYIASKAELSPNDIYYSSHQWGLQNLRSERAWDETTGSSDMLIAVVDTGIFYDHPDLKGNMWINPGETRNGEDDDGNGIIDDIHGVNYNSGTTTGDPKDDDIADWHGTHVAGIAGAVSNNDLGIAGVNWGVKVMAVKVLHGASGSGFTSDIVSGIDYAIANGANVINLSLTIPGYSNALADALARADAAGILTVSAAGNSGSNNDAIPYSPAGVRTDNNIAVAAINRSDDHASYSNYGRLTVDLAAPGGECTYKENLICVDPNAIYSTIGTGSSNYDNYRYLAGTSMATPHVSGLAALIWSHVPDLTHRQVKARILNGARKLGALDHITISGGTADAYAALTTADKPAVFRVAPSSAYAGDTMTITGANFGTSMGRVTVGELEFPVPSSWSDTTIKVNVPRELPTIYNRLQVGAEGSGFFVRRLNHSPTASFAVDPAGGTAPLTVTLTASASDVDGAIVSYEWDVGDGTFSHNTGASNVLQHTFTSSGTYPLRVRVSDSDGGTAIASTSLTVTSGSSDTDESDSRCFIATAAYGSPLADEVMVLRKFRDRYLIGNRFGEAFVEFYYTNSPALANAIRNNSWMRGTVRMLLRPAISLIGWFMNDATAGSSRPASIAPNESDQTSEHEYIVAFVAGTNENMARTIVKAFGGLLREYDSSSNYGVVVFTQELIDGDTITQLESHPEVRYVEPNLIGGKPPFP
- a CDS encoding sensor histidine kinase, which translates into the protein MATNEHEPSREELEARLEEAESLIEALRKHEVDAILGGKDIALVRLREMEEELQRRQHKIEHRNQQLEQAHHSLESRSRELEQANDELEAFTYSVSHDLRAPLRALNGFSEILEEDYAGSLDDEGREYLKRISGNALRMNELIDAMLRLTKISRHEMRLENIDLSAMAAEVIDELRGSEPEREVEVRIEPGLVARADPELIKIVLTNLLGNAWKYTAGTSGPQIEFGRGPAQPGYETFIVRDNGAGFDMEHTHGLFTPFRRLHSKEEFAGTGIGLATVARVIRRHGGRVGAEGEVGKGSAFRFTLPAT
- a CDS encoding circadian clock KaiB family protein encodes the protein MAAERFHFSLYVAGDEANSHTAVNNLEAICSGTLRGACSVEIIDVFANLDAALEQRIVITPTLIVRTERPPTKMVIYGNLSDTTTILRRLGQPDGNK
- the kaiC gene encoding circadian clock protein KaiC; the protein is MGFARTELPKISTGIDGLDAILGGGIPEGRTTLVHGGTGSGKTMVGLQWLHSGALAGEAGLFLSLEESAESLRRNTAALGWDLEREEREGRLALVDAKPEPSAIAAGDFSLTGFLALIEGQARRLGARRVVIDAIDMLLYLFNDPVRERNEMLQLHEWLTEQRFTAVLTAKRIGETLQYPYLEFLTDCVIQLEASPESRGGRELQVIKYRGSGFSAGTHRYTISDEGVALYPLVNTELGYRTVGSPVATGLPDLDQILGGGVRQGSCALISGASGTGKSTFASTYAQSACERGEGVLYLNFEESANNFIALMRSTGLYLQPVVDTGLLRIFAQAPEAAGTEEHLHRAIKLLKSFEPRHLIIDAISACKRMGSESAAFSYLLRLLTYCRERGITALLTNQVAGIHETHEMGGIGFSSLIDTIVYLDYVHIGGEVNRTLLVAKSRGSPHSNQYREFVISDRGIRFMPVYTGRGGMLTGVARQEQELREQFDQRKRDHEIEAKRREVRHRRAIFDAEKTATELQIDKADMELQALESDQQIAREAERKRQAMRLSEGEKRADDPSQDSKDGATD
- a CDS encoding DMT family transporter: MLRLFGLELLFVLLWNSGFIAAEYGLPFASPWSLLFWRYLILTILLGVWLGLQGRLIWPGGRTVGHTALVGVLAHGVWLGCVLIALYLGLPAGIVALITALQPLLTGALSGPILGERTDAWQWLGLILGFCGVLIAVVARISQDTTVVIWAYLIPFGSVVGITAASLLQRHRQKHGPATRLPDDTALFYQSAATGLALLLPAWLIEGFATDWALPFIATLSWLILVVSLGAYWSMWRLLVRHDATRVASLFYLSPPVTMLMAWAAFGDRLILTDVLGLAVAGLGVVLVYRLGFRRPVIRMLPPR
- a CDS encoding proline--tRNA ligase, whose amino-acid sequence is MRASKYLIATLKETPADAEVVSHQLMLRAGLIRKLASGLYTWLPMGLRVLQKVETIVREEMNRSGAQEVLMPAVQPAELWRESGRWENMGAEMLRMKDRHDREFCFGPTHEEVITDLCRNELRSYKQLPANFYQIQTKFRDERRPRFGVMRAREFLMKDAYSFHVDQASLEETYRVMHDTYCRIFDRLQLEYRPVLADPGAIGGTGSQEFHVLAESGEDAIAFSDSSDYAANVELAEALAPEGERPAPSREMELVDTPKARTIAELVGQFDQPIEKTVKTLVVQASEDVDADLVALLVRGDHELNAIKAEKLAEVAAPLRMAEEAEIRAAIGAGPGSLGPVGLSIPVIADRTVAKMSDFSAGANQDGKHHFGINWGRDAEEPEVADLRNVEDGDPSPDGKGHLQIKRGIEVGHIFQLGKKYSQAMNATVLDEAGKAVTMTMGCYGIGVSRVVAAAIEQNHDDAGIIWPEPIAPYQLALLPINANKSERVRETAEKLYQELSELGIEVLYDDRGERPGVMFANMELIGIPHRLVIGDRGLDKGNLEYKGRRDEKSVDVPVEGVIEFLRDKLGV